The DNA region TCATCCACGAAGCTGCACTTCGCATGCAGTTCGGAGGTCCTCTGGTGCTCATCGACCAACTCGCTGCACTGCTGAACGACGCGGAGCGGCCGGGACTTTCCATCCGGGTCGTTCCGTTCGACGTTGACACCTTCCCAGGCACCGGTGAGAACCTGACCTACGTCGAGGGGCCAGTACCCGAGCTGGATACGGTCCAGATGGACGTCGCCCCAGGCACGTTGTTCTTCGACTCGCCCGCCAATCTGGCCAAGTACCGAACCATCTTCTCCAGCTTGGACGCCACTGCTCTCTCCGAGGAACAATCGTGCGACTTCATCCGATCCATCATGAAGGAAATGAAATCTACCTATGCCTAGCTCGGAGTGGCAGAAGTCCAGTTACAGTGCCTCAGGCAACGAGTGCGTCGAAGTACGCGCGATAGACCGCCTGATCGAGCTCCGCGAGTCCGACGAGGGACACCTCATCCTTCGCACCACCCCGACCGCCCTCTCCGCCCTCCTCGACGGCATCAAAGCCGGCGAATTCGACCACCACGCCTAACACGCCCCGGAGTAGGAAGTCGGCGGGCCCGACTTCCTACTCCTCCCCATACCATGCTGGCCGCCATGAAGATCGCTGCCGCCCAGCTGTCCTGCGTCCCCGCCTACATCCCGGCCAACGTCCGGCAACTCGTCGCCCTCGCCAACCACGTCGGCCCCTCCGGCCCCTGGACCGGCTGCGGCGGCGCCGCCCTGTGGGCCCCCGGCGGCACCCTCCTCGCCGAGGCCGACGACCACTCCACCACCGTCGCCATCGCCGACATCCCTGAGGCCTCCTGAGCCATTCCGGTCGTTGACTCGGGCTGTCCGGACGACGGCGGCAGTGTGGCGGCGGGCCAGGCCGATCGTTCTCCTTAGGTTGCGCGCTAGGTGTTCTGACTCGTGAGGTTGGGGACGCGGCTGGCGGGTGGCTTGCCTGCGAGTGCTGTGTGTCCGCGGTGGTGATTGTAGGTGTGGAGCCAGGCGGGGTAGGCGTCGCGGCGTTCCTGTTCGGTGCGGTAGGGCCTGGCGTAGGCCCATTCGTCGAGCAGGGTGCGGTTGAAGCGTTCGACCTTGCCGTTGGTCTGGGGCCGGTAGGGCCGGGTTCGCTTGTGCGTGATGCCTTCGGCCGCGAGGGCATCGCGCCAGGTCCGGGAGCGGTAGCAGGAGCCGTTGTCGGTCAGCACGCGCTGGACGGTGATCCCGGCCCGGGCGAAGAACTCGCTTGCCCGGGCCCAGAAGGCGGTGGCGGTCTCCTTGCGCTCGTCGGGCAGGATCTCGCTGTAGGCCAGGCGGGAGTGGTCGTCCACGGCGTTGTGGAGGTAGCTGTAGCCCGCGCCGGAACGGGTCTTGCGGCCGGCCTCACGGCCCAGGACCTTGTGGCCGCCGCCGTCGGGGATGTTGCCGAGCTTCTTGATGTCGACGTGGACCAACTCGCCCGGTGCGGCGCGTTCGTAGCGCCGCACCGGGCGGGCGGTCGCGCGGTCCAGATGGGCCAGGCGGGCGAGCCGGTAGCGGGTCAGCACGCGGTGCACGGTCGCTGGGTTGAGCCGCAGCAGGTAGGCGATGCGGGCCGGGCCCCAGCGGCGCAGGACGCGGACCTTGATGATCCGCCGCTCGGTGCGCGACGGGGTCCGCCGGGGGCTGCGGTGCGGGCGGCTGGAGAGGTCGCTCATACCGGCCTCGCCCAGCGCCCGGTAGCGGTCCGCCCAGCGCTTGGCCGTGGTGGGTGAGACCTGGAAGCGCTCGGCGGCCCGCCGCAACGGCCAGCCGTCGTCGACCACGCAGCGGGCCAGGCGCAGGCGTCCGGTCTCGGTCAGCGGTGCGTTACGGTGTGGCATGAGGGCCTTTCTGGCTGAGGTGCAGATGTCGCAATCCACACCGAGCCAGAAGGCCCTCACTCATTTCAAGATCACCACGCCGTGAGCCCTGTCACCAACCTCCGTGGTCAGTACAGCTAGGCGGGCCCGAAGGGAGGCCCGATGAGTGCACGAGGAGCACGATGTCCCTGCAGACAAGCCGACGGACCCTGGCCGCCGCCACCGTCGCCGCGATGACGGCAGCGGCCGGCCTGGTCGGCGTCGTCCCGTCCCAGGCAGCCCCGGTGGCGACCCGAGTACAGTGCCCCACCGACGATCTCCAGACGGCGATCAACGACGCCAGCGCCGGATCAACGCTGCTGGTGAGCGGCACCTGCACCGGCAACTTCGTCCTCACCAAAAACCTGACCATCAGGGGCGTCAGCGGCGCGACACTCGACGGCAACCACAACGGCAGCGTCGTCGTGCTCTTCGCAGCGGCCCAGGTGACACTCACCGGCCTGACCATCACCAACGGCACCGGCGCCAACAACGGAGGCGGCATTTTCATGGACTCCGGCACCGCGCTGACGCTCGACCACTCCACCGTGACGGGCAACTCGGCCTCGTCAGGCGGAGGCATCGACAGCTTCAACAGCACGCTGACACTGGACCACTCCACCGTGACGAACAACTCCGCCACCTTCGGGGGCGGCGGCATCTCCACTTCCTTCGGCACGGCAACGCTGAAGAACTCCACGGTGAGCAACAACACGACGCCGGGCCAGGGCGGCGGCATCGAAGTCGGCACCAGCACGGTCAACCTGGACCACTCCATGGTGGAGGGCAACAGCGCCAACGTCGGCGGAGGCATCATCAACGCGGGCGGTGGCAGCCCCAACAGCGGCACGGTGACGCTGACCTCGTCCACGGTCCAGAACAACACCGCACTCGGCGGCGGTGGCATCTACGAGGGCCTCAACGCCGGTCCCGTGACGCTGATCCGCTCCACGGTCATCAACAACACCCCCGACAACTGCGCACCCCCCGGGTCCGTCCCCGGCTGCACCGGCTGATCGCCCACGGCGCCCCGCCCGTCAAGCCGTGGAGCAGGAAGTCGGCCCCGCCGACTTCCTGCTCCACACCCCCCGCCGCACACACTCCGCCAGGCCCGCACTCGCCTGGTTTTCGAGAATCCGCTCCCACCGCAGCCCGTCCCGCCAGTCAGCCACCTGACCGGCCGGCCGGCTCCCGGCTATCGGGGGGCGTCCAGGCCCTTCTCCTCCGCGTACCTGGTCGTGAAACCCAGGACCACCACGTACCGGCCCTCGGCCGGCTTCATGACCTCGTTCGGCCGGACCGGCTGCCAGGTCAGGTACTCCGACCGGTGCTCGTCGTCGTTCCGGTACTGCCGGGTGCCGTGCTCCTGGTACCAGTCGTCCTCGCCGGGTTCCATGTAGTGCGACGGCGCCTTGCCCACATCGACCCGAAGCTCCGTCCGCACCGCCTTCCCGGCCCGCAGGTTGAACCGTACGGACGGGGCGATCGGCCGCGCCGCCGCCTGCGCCACCTCCTCCGGTGACGCGTCGCGGGACGTCTGGTGCGCGTACTGGTCGGCCGCGACCAGGCCCTTCCACAGGTCGGCGCTCCGCCAGCCTTGGGCGTCCAAGTACCGGTCCAGGTCGGCCAGTCGGGCTCGGACGTCGCTCCCGTCGAAGGCCAGGTACACGTTCACGGTCCGGTCGCAGGCCGCCGGCGACCAGACGCCCGGGCTCATCAGCGCCACCATGTTGGTGCGATGCTCCGACTGGCAGACGTCCACCGTCGAACTGCCCAACTTCTCTGCCCACGGCAGCAGTTCGGGAAGCTTGCCGACCTGCCCGTCCATCAGCTCGGTCGCCGTCCGCCGGGCCTCGACGGTCTCCGGGGACTTCGCCAGCCCCGGGACGTCCGGCGGGTCCGGGATCGCCGTCGCGCTGTGGATCCCCCACCACAGCAGGCCGACGCCCGCGACCAGGACCACCGGCACCGCGAAGAGCACCGCAGCCAGCACCCGCCGAAACCCAACCCGTACCACGTCGGCTCCCCCCAGCCTCGGTTGCGTACGGGCATCGTACGGGCTCGAACCCGCTGGTCAGCCCCCGGAGCGGATCGGCTCGCCCGTCCGGTGCAGATGGGCCAGGATCTCCCGGTACGAGCGGAGCAGGCCGGTCTCGTAGTACGGGATGCCCTTCTCCGCGCAGAACTCCCGGGTGATCCGGGCGGCCCGCCCGAGCGCGGGGGTCGGCATGCTGGGGAAGAGGTGGTGCTCCACCTGGTAGTTGAGGCCGCCCATCACCGCGTCCAGGAGCAGGCCACCGCGCACGTTGCGCGAGGTGAGCACCTGGCGGCGCAGGAAGTCGAGCCGCATCTCCGGCGTCACCATCAGCATGCCCTTGTGGTTCGGGGCGAAGACGCAGCCCAGGTAGACGCCGAGCAGCGCCTGGTGCACGGCGAGGAAGGCGACCGCCTTGCCGAGCGGCAGAGCGGCGAAGACCAGGCCGAAGTAGGCCGCGAAGTGGACCACCAGCAGGACGCCCTCCAGCAGCGGGCGCTTCACCGCAGGGCTCCGCAGCGCGCGGAAGCTGTTGAAGCTGAGGTTGAGGCCCTCCAGCAGGAGCAGCGGGAAGAACAGGTACGCCTGGCGGCGGCCGATGAACCGGGCGAGGCCGCTCGCCTGCCGGGCCTGCCGCTGCGACCACACGACGAGGTCCGGGGAGACGTCCGGGTCCCGGGTCTCGTGGTTGGGATTGGCGTGGTGGCGGGTGTGCTTGTTCATCCACCAGCCGTAGCTCATGCCCATCAGCAGGTTGGCGGCGATCCGGCCGCCGACCTCGCTCGGCAGGCGCCGGCTGAACACCTGGCGGTGCGCCAGGTCGTGGGAGAGCAGGCCGACCTGGGCGAACACCCCGGCCATCACGGCGGCCAGGGCGAGCTGCCACCAGGTGTCGCCCAGCGCGAACAGGGCCCACCAGCCGTCCAGGAACGCGAAGAGCACCAGTCCGGCGCGCACGGCGTAATACACCGGGCGCCGGTCGAGCAGTCCCTCGGCGGCTATCCGGCGGCTCAGCTGGGCGAAGTCGCTGCCGCCGCCGTCCGGCTGCGGGGCGGCGGCCCGCAGGATCTCGGGAGCGGGCTTGGTCATCGTCACGGGCTGTGTGGGCATGCCCCGAGTCTGGCCAGCCGGGCGGGCCCGAAGAACGGGGAAAGCACCCGTCCCGTACGGGTGTTAGCCCCCGGCCCCGGACGGGGGCCCCCTCCCGGCGCGGCCCGTCACCCGGTGCCGGCAGGAGGCGCCGGAGCAGGACGTCGGACCCACCGACTTCCTGCTCCTGAGCAGCCCACCGTGTGCCTCAGCCCTGCCAGGCGGCGCGCTGGCGGAGGGAGATGCGGTTGCCGTCCGGGTCCACGGCCTCGATGCGGATGCCGAAGCCGTAGTCCTCCGGTTCGGACTGCTCGAAGACCACGC from Kitasatospora cathayae includes:
- a CDS encoding DUF397 domain-containing protein, with amino-acid sequence MPSSEWQKSSYSASGNECVEVRAIDRLIELRESDEGHLILRTTPTALSALLDGIKAGEFDHHA
- a CDS encoding carbon-nitrogen hydrolase family protein; translation: MKIAAAQLSCVPAYIPANVRQLVALANHVGPSGPWTGCGGAALWAPGGTLLAEADDHSTTVAIADIPEAS
- a CDS encoding IS481 family transposase; this encodes MPHRNAPLTETGRLRLARCVVDDGWPLRRAAERFQVSPTTAKRWADRYRALGEAGMSDLSSRPHRSPRRTPSRTERRIIKVRVLRRWGPARIAYLLRLNPATVHRVLTRYRLARLAHLDRATARPVRRYERAAPGELVHVDIKKLGNIPDGGGHKVLGREAGRKTRSGAGYSYLHNAVDDHSRLAYSEILPDERKETATAFWARASEFFARAGITVQRVLTDNGSCYRSRTWRDALAAEGITHKRTRPYRPQTNGKVERFNRTLLDEWAYARPYRTEQERRDAYPAWLHTYNHHRGHTALAGKPPASRVPNLTSQNT
- a CDS encoding right-handed parallel beta-helix repeat-containing protein, translated to MSLQTSRRTLAAATVAAMTAAAGLVGVVPSQAAPVATRVQCPTDDLQTAINDASAGSTLLVSGTCTGNFVLTKNLTIRGVSGATLDGNHNGSVVVLFAAAQVTLTGLTITNGTGANNGGGIFMDSGTALTLDHSTVTGNSASSGGGIDSFNSTLTLDHSTVTNNSATFGGGGISTSFGTATLKNSTVSNNTTPGQGGGIEVGTSTVNLDHSMVEGNSANVGGGIINAGGGSPNSGTVTLTSSTVQNNTALGGGGIYEGLNAGPVTLIRSTVINNTPDNCAPPGSVPGCTG
- a CDS encoding fatty acid desaturase family protein, yielding MTKPAPEILRAAAPQPDGGGSDFAQLSRRIAAEGLLDRRPVYYAVRAGLVLFAFLDGWWALFALGDTWWQLALAAVMAGVFAQVGLLSHDLAHRQVFSRRLPSEVGGRIAANLLMGMSYGWWMNKHTRHHANPNHETRDPDVSPDLVVWSQRQARQASGLARFIGRRQAYLFFPLLLLEGLNLSFNSFRALRSPAVKRPLLEGVLLVVHFAAYFGLVFAALPLGKAVAFLAVHQALLGVYLGCVFAPNHKGMLMVTPEMRLDFLRRQVLTSRNVRGGLLLDAVMGGLNYQVEHHLFPSMPTPALGRAARITREFCAEKGIPYYETGLLRSYREILAHLHRTGEPIRSGG